The Roseomonas marmotae genomic sequence GCTGGGCATGAGCCGGCAGGACCTGGAGCGCGCCTTGACGCTGGATGGCCAGACCGCGCTGCAGATGCAGGTGAACGACAACGTGGTGACCTTTACGGATGCCCACGGGCAGCCGGCCACCTTCGGTGGTGTCATCAACTACGGCGGCGAAACGTTGCGCTTCACGGAGGTCGAGCAGATCCGCCTCGGCTGACCGGCACCAGGCCAGGCCAGCCCGTGGTGACGTCCGCCGGGCCGCCGCCTGTCGGGCAGCCCGTCAGCACCAGAGGAGCGGCGGCGGCCTTCCTGGCGGGATGGCCGCCGCTTGCACCCGCGCAGGCGCAGCCCTGGCCGCTCATTCAGCCACGGGTAGGAAGTCGCTCCTAGTGTCCTGATTCTGTAGTTCCTCCGATCTTCTGGGTGCGCTGGCAGAAGCGCTGTATGGCACCGAGGATGTCGTCGGCGGACTTGGTCCAGCGGAACGGTCTGGGATCGACGTTATGGGCTTCGATGAAGGCACGGATGTCGCGCTCGAGCGCCTGGGTGGAACGATGGATGCCGCGCCGGATCTGCTTGTCGGTGATGAGGGCGAAGAAGCGTTCGACCTGGTTGATCCAGGAGGCGCCGGTGGGCGTGAAATGGACATGCCAGCGCGGGCGCTTGAGCAGCCAGTCGCGGATCGGCTTGGTCTTGTGGGTGGCGTAGTTGTCCATCACGAGATGGACGTCGAGATCCTGGGGCACGGCTTTCTCCACCTGATCCAGGAACTTCCGGAACTCGGTGGAGCGGTGCTTAGGGTAGCAGTGGCCGATCACTGTCCCGGTCGCGATGTCGAGCGCTGCGAACAGCGAGGTAGTGCCGTGGCGGGTATAGTCGTGCGTGCGCCGCTCCGCCTGGCCGGGACGCATCGGCAGCAGGGGCTGGGTGCGGTCGAGCGCCTGGATCTGGGACTTCTCATCCACGCACAGCACCAGCGCGCGGTCCGGCGGTGCCAGGTAGAGCCCGACGATGTCGCGCACCTTCTCGACAAAGAGCGGGTCATTGGAGAGCTTGAAGGTCTCGCTCCGGTGCGGCTGCAGCCCGAAGGCCCGCCAGATGCGGTGGATGGTCGATGGCGCATACCCGACGGTCCGGGCCATGGAGCGCAGCGACCAATGCGTCGCACCTGGCGGCGTTGTTTCCAGCGTCAGCCGGATGGTATCGGCGATCGCGTCATCGCCGATCGTGCGCGGCGTGCCTGGTCTGGGCTCATCGAGCAACCCGTCCAGGCGATGCACGGCGAAGCGCCGACGCCACTTTGAAACCGTGTTGGCGTCCGCGCCGACCTCAGCGCTGATCGCCTTGTTCTCCAGACCCGCGGCGGCGGCCAACACAATGCGGGCCCGGCGCGCCATCGCCTGTCCGGTCTTGTGAGCCCGAGCCAGGAATTCCAGTTCCCGACGTTCGGCCTCACTCAGCCTAATCGTCACCGCCGGTTTGCCCATCGCGGCTCTCCCTACGATTACCTGCATGATCGTAGGAATTTCGCGATCAGGATACTAGGTTGAAAGTGGCGCTAAAACTGATTGCGGCAACGGGCGACCAGTAACCCGGCAGGCGCGCCAGCCTGGGCTTATCAGCCTGGGGCAGGCTCAAGCCGATGCTACAGATGGGTGCCGGGACGACCTCAGCGCACTCCGGAATAGCCCCGCAGCCGCGCGTAGGCTGCCCGCTGCTCCGGCTCGAGCGCGTCACGCATGGCGATGTGCGTCACGAGATGCACCTCGCGGAGCCTGCCGTTCAGGGCACCAATGGAGGTGGTCAGCGCCGCCAGTTTTCCTGTCTCAGCTGCCCCGCTCGCGAACAACTGGTCCAATTCACCTTCGAGTGCGACGATCCGGGCACCGAGGATGCGTGCCTCCCCGGCCATGCGGTCGCGGAGAGCTTCCGCCGTCCTGCGTTGCTCGGGCGTCAGGCTCAGGGCATCAGCATGCTCCAGCACGTGCATGGGCCCCGGGTAGCCGTTCAGTTCGGCCGCGAGGCCAAAGCCCATGCCGCGCCCGGCCAGCAGGGCCGCCACGCTCTCCTCGGAGAGGGCTTTGACGCGTCGCCCCTCTAATGCGGCGTAGGGCTGGGGCAAAGCACCGCCTCGCGCGGCACCATGGTGCGGATGTCCCCCTTGCGCCCCTGTGTGCTGGGCCAAGACGGGCAAAGCGAGGGCCATGCCCAAGGCGACGATTGGAAGGGCAGCAGAGAGGGTCATTGGGGACGGGTAGCGCGGAGGAGGCCCCACCTGCTATGACCGCAGTCATATGGATACCGATCTTCTCCGAGCGCTTCCTCCCGGCCGCGACCGCCACCTGGCGCGTGGTGAGGTGTTGTTCCGGGCAGGCGACGTAGCCCTCGGCCTCGTTCTCGTGCAGGAGGGCGTGCTGGAGCTGGCTCGCATCTCGCCTGAAGGGCGCCGCCTTGTCTTGCACCGCGCCGGAGCGGGCAGCACCTTCGCCGAAGCGAGCCTCTTCGAGAGCCACCATCACTGCGACGCCCTCGCCGCCGTCCCGAGCCTCGTGACGATCCATTCAGCCGCCGAGATGAGGCGTGCCGCCGAGGCCGACCCGAGCCTGGGTTGGCGTGTCGCCGCCCATCTCGCCGCCACGCTTATCGCCGAGCGGGCACGGGCCGAGCGCCTTGCGCTGCCACATGCTGCCGATCGGCTGCTTGACGTGCTGCACGCGCTGCCGCCCGAGCCAGACGGCACCCGCCGCCTTGGGCGCTCCTGGAAATCGCTCGCCGCCGAACTCGGCCTCTCCCACGAGGCAACCTACCGCGCTCTCGCCCGTCTCGAGCGGGCTGGCCTGCTGCAGCGCGAGAGTGGCGACCGCCTGCGGCTTCCCGCAGCGGCCGCGGCATGACGCCGGCTCGCCCGACCGCCGCGGGTGAGGTCTGCGGCGCCTTCGGTGATCTCGGCACCCTGCTGCCGATCCTGCTCACGCTCACCCTCACAGGGGCGGTGGCCTGGGCGGCGCGTGCCGTGCCCCGCTCGGCGATCTTCGGCCTCCAGATCGGGGTTGGCGCCACAATGGCCTGGATCGGGGTCGGGTTGGCGTGGAGCGGCCCGCTCGCCGCAGGCATGGCGCTGGGTGTCTTGCTGGGCATTCCACGCTTCGCTCCGAGGCTGCCTGCTGTACCGCTGGCCCTTCTATGCGCCTTCGCCGCCGATCTCCTCGCGGGCGCTGCGCTCCCGCCGCTGCCCATGCCTGCCCTCACACTGCCCCATGTCGTGCTGCCGGGAAGCCTGGAGGAAGCCTGGCGGGGGTTGGTCGTCGGCGCGCTGCCGCAACTCCCGCTCACCCTCGCCAATGCCGTGCTGCTGCCTGCCTTGCTGGTGCGGGAGATGTTTCCCGCCAAAGCGGCCGTGCGCGCCTCAGAGCGGCGGCTCGGCATCGTGACCGGCGTGGCGAACACGGTGCTCGCCCCGCTTGGAGCGCTGCCGATGTGCCACGGCGCGGGCGGCCTGATGGCACAATATCGCTTCGGTGCGCGTACCGGGTGGGCACCGGCGCTGCTGGGTGCGACCCTGCTCGCTCTCGGTCTCCTCTTCGCGGACGATGCCGCTCACCTGCTCGGCGCCGTTCCTACAGGTGCCCTCGGGATGCTGCTGATCGTCGCAGGCTCGGATCTGGCGTTATCACGGCGGCTGCGAGAGGTGCGCGTCGATTGCCGCCCCACGATTGCCGCCGCAGCGGTCGCCACCTTTGTCCTCAACCCGGCCTTCGGGCTTGCCGCGGGATGGCTCATAGAGGGGGCGAGGTCCATGCTGCGCCTGGAACCCCGCAGCGTCGACGAGAGGTGAGCGACTCTCTGTCCCACAGTTGCATCAATGCTTCTGCTCGTAACCGGAGCTGTCGAGGGCGCTGCTGGGATCAGACTGCCAGAGGCCACGGCCTGCTGAGCATGAGGTCACGGCAGATCAGCAAAGCGGCGGCTCAGGAAGCTGGAGCCGGACAGGCCAAAGCGCCACAGTGTCTCGGTCCCCCGGGTGATCCCGATGCGCGGTCCGCAGGTGACCGGCATCTCCCGGTCGGCCGCGAGGATCGAGAAGGGGGCTTCATCCAAAGGCTGACCGTCCAAAGCGCCGGTGATGCCGAGAGCCTGGCTCAGGCGGCCCGGGCCACTGCAGAGCAGCTTCAACGCTGCAACTCCGCGTCGCCGCTGCATGGTCTCGAGGCCGGCCGTCGGCTCCAGAGCCCTGATGAGCACCGCGCTGCCGAGCGGCTCGGCGCCACAGACGAAGTTGAGGCACCAGTGCAGCCCGTAGGACCGGTAGACATACGCATGGCCCGGCGGGCCGAACATCGACGCATTCCGCGGGGTCCGCCCGGCATAGCTGTGAGAGGCCGGGTCCTCATGATCGTAGGCCTCCGTCTCGACGATCAAGCCCCCGGTCCCATGGACCAGCAAGGTGGCTCCGATCAGATCCTGCGCTACCTCGGCTGCAGGACGGGCAAAGAAGGCACAGGAAACGGGCCCCAAGCTCAGTTTACCTCTTTGTCCGCGCGAAGAAGGTTCCTACTGCACGGTGGATCTGACCTGACCCTGAGATGTCTATCAAGTGGAGGTAGAGTCCCCACCACTGCCTATCACTACCTGGGCATTTTATGATGAGGTGACAGGAACCTGCGTCGGCAGTGCGGACATCGGATCGGCGTGACGAGATGGCTGAACAGGCGGTCGAGAATGGCGCGTCGCACGGCGGGCAGGCTTGGTGAGGGTGGCGGGCCCGGCATTGGGGGCCGCATTTTCCCCCCGCCTCGTCCGGCGGTGCGCGGCGAGGCGGAGGTGCTGCAGGTAGGCACAGGCGATGCAGCTCATCAACGCGTGTCGGTGCAGGCCTGTCCAGGACCGTCCCTCGAAGTGGCCGAGCCCGAGTTCCTGCTTCAGCTGCTGGTGCGCCTGTTCGCAGATCCAGCGTCCTTTGATGGTGGCCGCCAGCGCCCGCAGCGGTGTGTCGGCGGACAGGTTGCTCAGATAGTACTTCCGCTCGCCGCTAGAGCGCCATTCGCCGACCAGCCAGGCTTCATCACCCGGCAGATGCCGGTTGTTGCCCCAAACCGCGCCGTCGCCCACCGGATGCGCGCCGCGGCGAACCGGGCCGCCAATGCGCCCTTGGTACCCTGCCGCCAGGCGATGCGGCGCCAGGTTTGCGAGGCCAACACCCTCTCCGCCTCTGCTGGCTCTTCGTTCGGCACTGGCTTACGAGCCCGTCCCTGCGGCGGCACCAGCTGCACGGCGGCGCTGTAGACCTTCTGGTTGCGCGGGATGCCCACCGCCCAGCGCAGATCCCGAGCATCCAGGCCCTGCCGGAACGCCGCACTTGC encodes the following:
- a CDS encoding IS630 family transposase, with amino-acid sequence MGKPAVTIRLSEAERRELEFLARAHKTGQAMARRARIVLAAAAGLENKAISAEVGADANTVSKWRRRFAVHRLDGLLDEPRPGTPRTIGDDAIADTIRLTLETTPPGATHWSLRSMARTVGYAPSTIHRIWRAFGLQPHRSETFKLSNDPLFVEKVRDIVGLYLAPPDRALVLCVDEKSQIQALDRTQPLLPMRPGQAERRTHDYTRHGTTSLFAALDIATGTVIGHCYPKHRSTEFRKFLDQVEKAVPQDLDVHLVMDNYATHKTKPIRDWLLKRPRWHVHFTPTGASWINQVERFFALITDKQIRRGIHRSTQALERDIRAFIEAHNVDPRPFRWTKSADDILGAIQRFCQRTQKIGGTTESGH
- a CDS encoding Crp/Fnr family transcriptional regulator → MDTDLLRALPPGRDRHLARGEVLFRAGDVALGLVLVQEGVLELARISPEGRRLVLHRAGAGSTFAEASLFESHHHCDALAAVPSLVTIHSAAEMRRAAEADPSLGWRVAAHLAATLIAERARAERLALPHAADRLLDVLHALPPEPDGTRRLGRSWKSLAAELGLSHEATYRALARLERAGLLQRESGDRLRLPAAAAA
- a CDS encoding Spy/CpxP family protein refolding chaperone, with the translated sequence MAALLAGRGMGFGLAAELNGYPGPMHVLEHADALSLTPEQRRTAEALRDRMAGEARILGARIVALEGELDQLFASGAAETGKLAALTTSIGALNGRLREVHLVTHIAMRDALEPEQRAAYARLRGYSGVR
- a CDS encoding DNA-3-methyladenine glycosylase — protein: MSLGPVSCAFFARPAAEVAQDLIGATLLVHGTGGLIVETEAYDHEDPASHSYAGRTPRNASMFGPPGHAYVYRSYGLHWCLNFVCGAEPLGSAVLIRALEPTAGLETMQRRRGVAALKLLCSGPGRLSQALGITGALDGQPLDEAPFSILAADREMPVTCGPRIGITRGTETLWRFGLSGSSFLSRRFADLP
- a CDS encoding putative sulfate/molybdate transporter; the protein is MTPARPTAAGEVCGAFGDLGTLLPILLTLTLTGAVAWAARAVPRSAIFGLQIGVGATMAWIGVGLAWSGPLAAGMALGVLLGIPRFAPRLPAVPLALLCAFAADLLAGAALPPLPMPALTLPHVVLPGSLEEAWRGLVVGALPQLPLTLANAVLLPALLVREMFPAKAAVRASERRLGIVTGVANTVLAPLGALPMCHGAGGLMAQYRFGARTGWAPALLGATLLALGLLFADDAAHLLGAVPTGALGMLLIVAGSDLALSRRLREVRVDCRPTIAAAAVATFVLNPAFGLAAGWLIEGARSMLRLEPRSVDER